TTGATTTCGTTCAAAAGACTGGCTTCATTGCCATGATTTTTCATTGGATTTGACGTAACCTCTTTGTTAGCAAGTCGTTTTGAGGTTCAAATTCCGTTGTCCCTCTCATTACGACAAAATTGCAGTTCAGTGCGAGTACCTCCATTTCGGGTCAGTCGAGTGAGATGCGAATTCTCGCGTTCCAACTGTCCTTTATTGGGAGATTGATCGTTTGACTCAGCCGCCGTTCGACTCGGAATTTCCAAAAGCTTTCTGCTGGTGGTGCGACAGAGCGCGAAGAATCGTATCGAGCACGCTGTTGAGTTGCTTGCCGACGTCTTCGGCCAGGAAGCGCAATACGAAATAGCCATGCTCCTGCAAGTGCATATCCTTGCGGCGGTCGCGGCGATAAGCTTCCGGGCTGTCGAAGTGCTGGGCGCCGTCCAACTCAATGGCGAGCCGGGCTTCGGCGTATAGCAGATCCACTTCCATTCTGCCGTTGCCGTCGAAGGGAATCGGCAGTTCAGCGTTCAGTCTAAACCGCCCGGTTGTTGCGGGAAGGGTCTGTAAACGTTGATAGAGAAAAGCCTCGCTTGCGCTGCGGGCACGATCGATTTCATTAGCTTCGAAAGCGACCGACGTTGCCGCTTGCGTGAACAGGTTCGCCAAGGGAGCATCGACGCCGTCGCGGATCAGCCGCTGGACGCTGGCTGCGTAGTCCGCTTTCCATTGTGGATCGACGGGCAAAGGAACGCTCGCCGGCCAACCCGGCACCGCGCTGGCAGGGAGCAAAATCGTATAACCCACAGCCTCGTAGCCGCGGCAACGCCGGTCGAACATACGAGCCAGCATGGGTACGTTCAGGTCGACATAGTCGTACACGCGCACTTCGCGTTTGCTATGATACAGCCTGTGCAGCCGGCCTACATATTGCGCGATTGTGCCGCGCCACGAAATCGGCAGTGTTAGAAATAGGGTATCCAGGCGCGGATCGTCGAAGCCTTCGCCGATATAGCGTCCGGTTGCGAGCAAGACACGCGGCTCGCATTCGGGAATTGCTGCTAATTTGCCGGCACCTTCGCCGATTTCTTTTCTACTCATGCCTCCGCGCATCACAATCAGATGCCGAACGGTGCTGGATAATTGCTCAGCCAGCAGGTCGAGATGCTCGTTGCGTTCGGTCAATACCAAAGGCGACCGGCCCTCGGCAACGGCCTGAAGCACGTCAGCGCAGATGAACCGGTTGCGAACCGGATCTACAACCAATTCTGAATGCAACTCTTGAAATTGGACGCGCCGATCTTCAGCGACAATTCCCTGAGAACAAAAGCCCGTCGGCCGGACATGGACGGTATGCACGAAGGGACGCTCAGCTGCCTGCTTCTTGGCATCGACTCGATATCGAATGGGTCCGCACTGCATGAAAATCATCGGATGATGGCCATCTTTTCGAGCAACTGTGGCGGATAGGCCGGTGACGAATCTGGATTTTGCCAGGCGGACGACTTGCTCGAAACTGGCCGCGGGCAGATGGTGGCATTCGTCCACGACGAGATGCCCGTAATCCCCGAGCAAATCGAGTCCGGCTCCTTGTCGCGATAAGCTTTGAATTAACGCCACATCCAGCAAGCCGGTCGGTTTCTTGCGCCCGCCGCCGATTTGACCAATTTCTTTGGGCGGCAGATTCAGAAACGTTGCCAAACGCTGCACCCATTGCTCCATCAACTGCCGGAGATGCACGAGAACCAAAGTGTTAACGCCTCGCTTCGCAATGAGCCAAGATGCGACCACGGTCTTTCCAAAAGCCGTTGTGGCGGCGAGCACGCCCGTGTCGTGTGCCAGCATTGCGTAGGCTGCGATCTCCTGTTCGTCATGCAAATGGCCGTGAAACGCAGCTTCCAGCGGCTTGCCCTGCTGGCGTTCATCCCGCAAGCCGATGCCTATTCGCAGATCTGCAAGGAGAGCTTGAACTTCGTCCATGCAACCGCGAGGAAGGCCGATATGCTGCGGATGGTCCTCGGCACCAACAATAATGCGCGGCTTGCCAAATGTCGGCAGATGCATCGCTTGGGCCTTGTAGAATTCGGGATTCTGAAAAGCTGCCATCCGAACGAGACGGTTTTGCAAGTTGGGAGTCAGTTGGTCCTTGGCGATGGTGAGCTGATTGCAAAGGATCAATTCGACTCGGCTCGGCAGCGGCCCGTCGCAAGGGAGTTCTTTTCGACGACTCACCGAAGGCACTGTCCAGTAATGAGCGTCGTCCTCTTCTACGGGAGCGAATCGCACGCCGATGATCCGCCCCGCTTTTTCCGCACGCGAGACGATGGACTCGGCACCGACTCGGTCGATTCGCCGAACCGAAGACAGCAACTCCCATTGGTCGACGTGCGGTTTGAAATCGTCGTCCAGGAAAACGCTGTTGCCCCGTTCGCGCGATACTTTCTGCAAAGGAAGCGCGATCGAGTTGCCGAAACCGCCTTGAGGGAGCGTATCTTGGTTGGGGAAGCAATGATCGTAGGAATCCAACCCAATTTCCGGCTGCCGATCCATGGTTTCGGTCAGCAAGTACGCCCCGAGTTTGCGCGCCAGAACGGCAGGAATTGCTTCGGCGAAGAACAGCCAAAGATGACCGCTGTTTCCGCTTCGCGATTGCTCCAGCGCCGCCGGCAAGCCGAGGCGGCGGCACGTGTCCATCACCGCCTGTGCATCCTTCCGCCAATTCTGTTTGTCCAAGTCGATGGCCAGAAAGAAGCACCTCTCGTCGCGCAACAAAGGGTAGACACTCATGACGAAGTCGCGCCCCGCGTCATCTTGTCCGGACAGGTGCCAGCGGACGGCATCGTCAGTCACGGGTAAGAATCGTTGGTGCGGGCAGGCGGCACATTTGATGCGAGGCTTTTCGCATACTCCCTGTATCCACTCGTTGCCGCACGCGAGCGCATACCCCGACTTGCCTGTGCGGAGGCTTTCAAACCGGCGGGCATAGACGTCGTCGCGTCCGCGAAAGAGCGTTCGAAACAGGGCAATCTTGGCCTTGGGAGAAGAAAGACGATTGACGGGTTGGAGCTGGCGGTTCATAGGTAGTCACCATGCATTGCCCTTCCCTGAAGTTCGACTTGCTTTTGGAAAAACGAATGTAACTGTATTCAGCCGAGAATCAGCGTCCCTTCGCACCGCAACAGAACTTATATTTCTTGCCGCTATTGCAGGCACATGGTGCATAGCGGTCGATATTAGAGATTCTTTGGGCTGGCGCCCCTCTTTTGGGAAGCTCCTGCTCCGAAGGACCACTTAGTGAAGGTCCAGCGGAAGCCCGTCGATGCAAGAACGGGAACATTTCGTGGTGTCTTTGGATCATGGGCATAATGACGGATTTCTTAAATGCATCGAATTCCTCGTCGTTCATGGCGAAACTCTTCTGTACGTCGCTTAACGTCTTCTCCCAGCTATCTTCAGGAAAAATTGCGAGATTATAGCACAGCTGGGCTATGGCGAAGGCTTTCTCAATCTGTTCCGGAGAACCATCCGTCTGATCGAGAAGAGGCTTTGCGTAAGCCACAATTCCTTCCGCAATCGCGCCC
The genomic region above belongs to Telmatocola sphagniphila and contains:
- a CDS encoding TOTE conflict system archaeo-eukaryotic primase domain-containing protein, producing the protein MNRQLQPVNRLSSPKAKIALFRTLFRGRDDVYARRFESLRTGKSGYALACGNEWIQGVCEKPRIKCAACPHQRFLPVTDDAVRWHLSGQDDAGRDFVMSVYPLLRDERCFFLAIDLDKQNWRKDAQAVMDTCRRLGLPAALEQSRSGNSGHLWLFFAEAIPAVLARKLGAYLLTETMDRQPEIGLDSYDHCFPNQDTLPQGGFGNSIALPLQKVSRERGNSVFLDDDFKPHVDQWELLSSVRRIDRVGAESIVSRAEKAGRIIGVRFAPVEEDDAHYWTVPSVSRRKELPCDGPLPSRVELILCNQLTIAKDQLTPNLQNRLVRMAAFQNPEFYKAQAMHLPTFGKPRIIVGAEDHPQHIGLPRGCMDEVQALLADLRIGIGLRDERQQGKPLEAAFHGHLHDEQEIAAYAMLAHDTGVLAATTAFGKTVVASWLIAKRGVNTLVLVHLRQLMEQWVQRLATFLNLPPKEIGQIGGGRKKPTGLLDVALIQSLSRQGAGLDLLGDYGHLVVDECHHLPAASFEQVVRLAKSRFVTGLSATVARKDGHHPMIFMQCGPIRYRVDAKKQAAERPFVHTVHVRPTGFCSQGIVAEDRRVQFQELHSELVVDPVRNRFICADVLQAVAEGRSPLVLTERNEHLDLLAEQLSSTVRHLIVMRGGMSRKEIGEGAGKLAAIPECEPRVLLATGRYIGEGFDDPRLDTLFLTLPISWRGTIAQYVGRLHRLYHSKREVRVYDYVDLNVPMLARMFDRRCRGYEAVGYTILLPASAVPGWPASVPLPVDPQWKADYAASVQRLIRDGVDAPLANLFTQAATSVAFEANEIDRARSASEAFLYQRLQTLPATTGRFRLNAELPIPFDGNGRMEVDLLYAEARLAIELDGAQHFDSPEAYRRDRRKDMHLQEHGYFVLRFLAEDVGKQLNSVLDTILRALSHHQQKAFGNSESNGG